The Saccharomonospora glauca K62 genome has a segment encoding these proteins:
- the solA gene encoding N-methyl-L-tryptophan oxidase — protein MSASPRVAVVGTGVIGAMTAWRLARRGAEVLAFDTYAPGHDRGASAGESRIFRTVYKEGAEYVPLLRRSARLWRELERDTGSALLTLCGGLTIGPPDDPDVVAVRACAEDCGLDHEVIDAAEAATRFPQHRLDPDEIAVFDPAAGVLRPEPAVQAALRAAETAGARLVSYQRVDDVTETASGWRVSTAEARHDVDHVVFAPGPWARRLAPLRKLPVRARLITACWFAARDVAAHRTDRLPIAIRRHRTAGFSCFPSLDGVSIKIVPHHLGWPELGDPDDLPRTADVEFVRGASSAAERLLPGVVPHPIRIGTYVEGFTPDDHALVGPVPGCSNATVLTGFSGHGFKLAPVFGELAAELVLTGTTSHDIDTLAPSRFA, from the coding sequence ATGTCCGCATCCCCTCGCGTCGCCGTCGTCGGTACCGGCGTGATCGGTGCCATGACCGCCTGGCGCCTCGCCCGCCGTGGGGCCGAGGTGCTCGCCTTCGACACCTACGCGCCCGGTCACGATCGAGGCGCTTCCGCGGGTGAGTCCCGCATCTTCCGCACCGTCTACAAGGAGGGCGCGGAGTACGTGCCGCTGCTACGACGCTCCGCCCGGCTGTGGCGGGAGCTCGAACGGGACACCGGCAGCGCCCTGCTCACGCTGTGCGGTGGGCTCACGATCGGCCCGCCCGACGACCCGGACGTCGTGGCCGTCCGGGCGTGCGCCGAGGACTGTGGTCTGGACCATGAGGTGATCGACGCCGCCGAGGCCGCCACCAGGTTCCCGCAGCACCGGTTGGACCCCGACGAGATCGCCGTGTTCGACCCGGCTGCCGGGGTGCTGCGCCCGGAGCCCGCGGTGCAGGCGGCGTTGCGGGCGGCCGAGACCGCGGGTGCCCGGCTGGTGTCGTACCAGCGGGTCGACGACGTCACCGAGACCGCGAGTGGCTGGCGGGTCAGCACCGCCGAGGCCCGCCACGACGTCGACCACGTGGTGTTCGCGCCGGGACCTTGGGCACGGCGGCTGGCCCCCTTGCGGAAACTGCCCGTGCGGGCACGGCTGATCACCGCGTGCTGGTTCGCCGCGCGAGACGTGGCCGCGCACCGCACCGACCGGCTGCCGATCGCGATCCGTCGTCACCGGACGGCCGGATTCTCCTGCTTTCCCTCGCTCGACGGCGTGTCGATCAAGATCGTGCCGCATCACCTCGGTTGGCCCGAGTTGGGCGACCCGGACGACCTGCCGCGTACCGCCGACGTGGAGTTCGTCCGCGGGGCCTCCTCCGCCGCCGAACGGCTGCTGCCCGGCGTGGTCCCGCACCCGATCCGAATCGGCACCTACGTCGAGGGATTCACACCCGACGACCACGCTCTGGTGGGACCGGTTCCCGGCTGCTCCAACGCCACCGTCCTCACCGGATTCTCCGGACACGGTTTCAAACTCGCCCCGGTCTTCGGTGAGCTCGCCGCCGAACTCGTGCTCACCGGCACGACCTCGCACGACATCGACACGCTCGCCCCGTCCCGCTTCGCCTGA
- a CDS encoding chloride channel protein, giving the protein MSGKAGPERAPPQGPSDREGTPRSPLELLRSRDYLKALVLSGSLGLPVALVSYGFLQLSLYSRHWLFDDLPHAFGLNGAPAWWPLPVVTIGGLAVGLVIRYLPGAGGESPVDGFHAGRPPRARNLPGIVLAALGTLAFGAVLGPEAPLIAFGGGLAARAVRALDRDAPDRAVTLIGAAGSFAAISTLLGSPLLGAFLLMEVAGAGTGRTSVLLVPGLLASGLGALLFSGLDSVTGLPKPSLTVPDLPPVPELTVAQFGWAFVIGIGAALLGAALHRLGRTLRDGVRRRVVIATAGAGLVVGLLAFLYAVLTPKGTDDVLFSGQEALGPLLVESAGYSAGTLALLLVCKAVAYGVSLSAFRGGPVFPAMFLGATGGLLLSHLPGLDPVPAAAMGIGAMCVAMLGLPLVSVLLATLLLLSSGLVVMPLVIVSVVVAYVLRARLTPETTGDDATSGTER; this is encoded by the coding sequence ATGAGCGGCAAAGCGGGTCCGGAACGGGCACCACCGCAAGGTCCGTCCGACCGGGAGGGCACGCCACGAAGCCCGCTGGAGTTGCTGCGCTCCCGCGACTATTTGAAGGCGCTGGTGCTGTCGGGGTCGCTCGGCCTGCCCGTCGCGCTGGTGTCGTACGGGTTCCTCCAGCTCTCGCTGTACTCGCGGCACTGGCTGTTCGACGACCTGCCGCACGCGTTCGGTCTCAACGGAGCACCGGCATGGTGGCCGCTGCCGGTGGTGACGATCGGGGGACTGGCGGTAGGGCTCGTGATCCGCTACCTCCCCGGCGCGGGCGGGGAATCCCCTGTGGACGGTTTCCACGCCGGACGTCCACCTCGGGCGCGGAACCTGCCCGGCATCGTGCTCGCGGCGCTGGGCACGCTGGCGTTCGGAGCGGTGTTGGGCCCCGAAGCACCGCTGATCGCGTTCGGCGGTGGACTCGCGGCCCGGGCGGTGCGCGCGCTCGACCGTGACGCTCCCGACCGAGCCGTGACACTGATCGGGGCGGCGGGAAGCTTCGCCGCCATCAGCACGTTGCTCGGCTCCCCGCTGCTCGGCGCGTTCCTGCTGATGGAGGTCGCGGGCGCGGGCACGGGACGGACGTCGGTGCTCCTCGTCCCCGGACTGCTGGCCTCCGGCCTCGGAGCCTTGCTCTTCAGCGGTCTGGACTCGGTCACCGGCCTGCCGAAGCCGTCGCTGACGGTGCCCGACCTGCCGCCGGTGCCCGAGCTGACGGTGGCGCAGTTCGGGTGGGCGTTCGTCATCGGCATCGGGGCGGCATTGTTGGGTGCCGCGCTCCACCGCCTCGGCCGCACGTTGCGGGACGGAGTCCGGCGACGCGTCGTCATCGCCACGGCGGGGGCGGGTCTCGTCGTGGGCCTGCTGGCCTTCCTCTACGCGGTGCTCACCCCGAAGGGCACGGACGACGTGCTGTTCTCCGGTCAGGAGGCGCTGGGGCCGTTGTTGGTCGAGAGCGCGGGGTATTCGGCCGGGACGCTGGCACTGCTGCTCGTGTGCAAGGCCGTCGCGTACGGCGTGTCACTCAGCGCGTTCCGGGGCGGCCCCGTGTTCCCGGCGATGTTCCTCGGCGCCACCGGAGGTCTGCTGCTGTCCCACCTCCCCGGACTCGACCCCGTTCCGGCCGCCGCGATGGGCATCGGGGCCATGTGCGTGGCCATGCTCGGCCTGCCCCTCGTGTCGGTATTGCTCGCCACCCTGCTGTTGCTCTCCAGCGGACTCGTCGTGATGCCGTTGGTCATCGTGTCGGTCGTGGTGGCGTACGTGCTTCGGGCCCGGCTCACGCCGGAGACCACCGGGGACGACGCCACTTCCGGAACCGAACGGTGA
- a CDS encoding NAD(P)/FAD-dependent oxidoreductase produces MRIVVVGLGVLGASAARALARAGASVTVLERTGPLAGTTGTTFAWVNSHGKDPRSYHDLNVAGMEEHAALARSGKGQLAWFHRTGNLEWAEDEAGAERLARSVARLRDRDYPVEWITPRAARDLVPDLRVPDGVRDIAYYPSEGYVLPPLLLAALWGEARDAGAELRCPAEVVGITEGRGGVRVALADGDELRADAVVLATGRWSEAVTALAGRRVPMASPDVAGSATVGFLGWTTPVAARIDRVLTTPRLNVRPDGGGRLVVQGLDLDAHADPAERPDPDGEHARTLLARLADLIEGTRGARLESLRVGQRSLPADGHPVCGFLGDSSRVYVMVTHSGITLGPLLGKLAAREVVDGRPSELLADFRPQRWEGVDPAELPPLRPARFAGQQ; encoded by the coding sequence ATGAGAATCGTGGTCGTCGGACTGGGCGTGCTCGGCGCGTCCGCGGCGCGGGCACTGGCACGCGCGGGAGCATCGGTCACCGTGCTGGAACGCACCGGGCCGCTCGCGGGCACCACGGGCACCACCTTCGCCTGGGTCAACTCGCACGGCAAGGACCCGCGCTCCTACCACGACCTCAACGTGGCCGGGATGGAGGAACACGCGGCGCTGGCGCGGTCGGGGAAGGGGCAGCTCGCGTGGTTCCACCGGACGGGGAACCTGGAGTGGGCCGAGGACGAGGCGGGGGCCGAGCGGCTCGCCCGGTCGGTGGCCCGACTGCGGGACCGGGACTACCCGGTGGAGTGGATCACGCCGCGCGCGGCCCGTGACCTCGTCCCGGACCTGCGCGTCCCGGACGGGGTACGCGACATCGCCTACTACCCGAGCGAGGGGTACGTGCTTCCCCCGCTCCTGCTCGCCGCGTTGTGGGGGGAGGCACGGGACGCCGGGGCCGAGTTGCGGTGTCCCGCGGAGGTCGTCGGCATCACGGAAGGCCGCGGCGGCGTCCGTGTCGCGTTGGCCGACGGCGACGAGCTACGGGCCGACGCCGTGGTGCTCGCCACGGGCCGGTGGAGCGAGGCGGTGACCGCGCTCGCGGGCCGCCGGGTCCCGATGGCCTCCCCGGACGTCGCCGGGTCCGCCACGGTCGGCTTCCTGGGCTGGACCACGCCCGTGGCCGCCCGCATCGACCGGGTGCTGACCACGCCGAGGCTCAACGTCCGCCCCGACGGCGGTGGCCGCCTCGTGGTGCAGGGCCTGGACCTCGACGCCCACGCCGACCCCGCCGAGCGACCCGACCCGGACGGCGAGCACGCCCGCACGCTGCTCGCCCGGCTCGCCGATCTGATCGAGGGCACGCGGGGAGCCCGGCTGGAGTCGTTACGAGTGGGGCAGCGATCCCTGCCCGCCGACGGACACCCGGTGTGCGGGTTTTTGGGCGACAGCAGCCGGGTCTACGTGATGGTCACGCACAGCGGCATCACGCTCGGGCCGCTGCTCGGCAAGCTGGCGGCGCGGGAAGTGGTGGACGGGCGGCCCAGCGAGCTGCTGGCCGACTTCCGTCCCCAACGGTGGGAGGGAGTCGACCCCGCCGAGCTTCCTCCCCTGCGGCCCGCTCGGTTCGCCGGTCAACAGTGA
- a CDS encoding nuclear transport factor 2 family protein has translation MDRDFETVIARELRLLDPAVRADDDAVRELLHDDFREFGSTGRVWDRRSVVEATRSDTAERIVAEDFRPVRLGPDAILLTYTARRGGAISLRTSIWARSAGSWLLLHHAGTPVRTQA, from the coding sequence GTGGATCGGGACTTCGAGACCGTCATCGCCCGCGAGCTGCGACTGCTCGACCCGGCGGTGAGGGCGGACGACGACGCGGTGCGAGAACTGCTGCACGACGACTTCCGCGAGTTCGGCTCCACGGGCAGGGTGTGGGATCGCCGCTCCGTCGTGGAAGCGACGAGGTCGGACACGGCGGAGCGCATCGTCGCCGAGGACTTCCGTCCGGTGCGGTTGGGACCGGACGCGATCCTGCTCACCTACACGGCCCGCCGCGGCGGGGCGATCTCACTGCGGACGTCGATCTGGGCCCGGTCCGCGGGCTCGTGGCTGCTGTTGCACCACGCCGGCACACCCGTGCGGACGCAGGCGTGA
- a CDS encoding tripartite tricarboxylate transporter permease, whose translation MIVADLMWALGMGLLGAVVFAAIGLVSGTDETSTLAPITLLVVLLGVPPAGVLTFFIAGAVAKHMTHAIPTTLLGIPGDTTAVPLLDDATAMRRLGAPHIALRKALAGGFLAALISVPIAVGVASLLAPLAEPITAVAPYVFVVAAAFVAYFSPGRWASVVAIAPFALLVSALNGLASDQLGSSLSISFFLGIAIGPLVVDLLLSTSRSGRETLPRSGTRAVWLAPDVGTGSRWWPNPLRVLDRRQATITAVAAGATSTTFMLSPVAATVLTGEIVGSRIKHPYRRLSTLMAVKNGTTESTYLAEALIPLVAFGLPLSPVAAGPASPLFNAPPVYTVDAEDGGVHNLHTLLGSWEFLVFGLLGVVLAGLIAYPFAMRYARKASAWVSRTISHEALIGAFVALIAVVSWYEGGLLGFVVSVTVGAVGGLANKFLGMTSGVQFMAYYVAVLFLPLVLG comes from the coding sequence GTGATCGTCGCTGACCTGATGTGGGCGCTGGGCATGGGGCTGCTCGGTGCCGTCGTCTTCGCCGCCATCGGTCTGGTCTCCGGTACCGACGAGACCTCCACCCTGGCCCCGATCACCCTGCTCGTGGTGCTCCTAGGAGTTCCTCCCGCGGGCGTGTTGACGTTCTTCATCGCGGGCGCGGTCGCCAAGCACATGACCCACGCGATCCCGACGACGCTGCTGGGTATTCCGGGTGACACGACGGCGGTGCCGTTGCTCGACGACGCCACCGCGATGCGGCGCCTCGGCGCGCCGCACATCGCCCTACGCAAGGCGCTCGCGGGCGGGTTCCTCGCCGCGCTGATCTCCGTGCCGATCGCCGTGGGAGTGGCGTCGCTGCTGGCCCCGCTGGCCGAGCCGATCACCGCGGTCGCGCCGTACGTCTTCGTGGTGGCGGCGGCGTTCGTCGCCTACTTCTCCCCCGGCCGGTGGGCCAGCGTCGTCGCGATCGCGCCGTTCGCCCTGCTGGTGTCCGCGCTCAACGGGCTGGCGTCCGACCAGCTCGGCTCGTCGCTGTCGATCAGCTTCTTCCTCGGCATCGCGATCGGCCCGCTCGTGGTGGACCTGCTGCTGTCGACCTCCCGGTCGGGTCGCGAGACGCTGCCGCGCAGCGGCACGCGCGCCGTGTGGCTCGCCCCGGACGTGGGCACCGGCAGCCGGTGGTGGCCCAACCCCCTCCGGGTGCTCGACCGACGCCAGGCCACCATCACGGCCGTCGCCGCGGGAGCCACCTCGACGACGTTCATGCTCAGCCCCGTCGCGGCCACCGTGCTCACCGGCGAGATCGTGGGCTCGCGCATCAAGCACCCGTACCGGCGGCTGTCCACGCTGATGGCCGTGAAGAACGGCACGACCGAATCGACGTACCTCGCCGAGGCGTTGATCCCGCTGGTGGCGTTCGGGCTGCCGCTCAGCCCGGTGGCGGCGGGTCCCGCGTCGCCACTGTTCAACGCGCCGCCGGTCTACACCGTCGACGCCGAGGACGGTGGCGTGCACAACCTGCACACGCTGTTGGGTTCTTGGGAGTTCCTCGTCTTCGGGCTCCTGGGAGTCGTCCTCGCGGGGCTGATCGCCTACCCGTTCGCGATGCGCTACGCCCGGAAGGCCAGCGCGTGGGTGTCCCGCACCATCAGCCACGAGGCGCTGATCGGGGCGTTCGTCGCGCTGATCGCCGTGGTGTCGTGGTACGAGGGCGGACTGCTCGGGTTCGTCGTCAGCGTCACCGTCGGTGCCGTGGGCGGTCTGGCCAACAAGTTCCTCGGCATGACGTCCGGGGTGCAGTTCATGGCCTACTACGTGGCGGTGCTGTTCCTCCCGCTGGTGCTCGGCTAG
- a CDS encoding GntR family transcriptional regulator: protein MATPTYLRIRAELERRIRSGELPPGSRLPTEAELQRRYSVSRATAQRVLNELAAAGLVERHRRRGTFVAGTARRENLLRLVNPTLTGPEIPGRHAVETAAVIPAREADVALPGVDDDAPVNQLRRLKFDADDNPIAVELSAVPFALAPALLEEELTHLTVHDYFVRHGVPVATSRVHIDPVLLGETEARQLACEPGRPVIRLRRLTWLVDGRLAEAMWHVFRPDRVEFFIEQSVLPATDPA from the coding sequence ATGGCGACCCCGACGTACCTGCGCATTCGAGCGGAGCTCGAACGGCGGATTCGTTCGGGAGAGTTGCCACCCGGCAGTCGGCTTCCCACCGAGGCCGAACTGCAACGGCGGTACTCGGTCAGCCGCGCCACGGCACAGCGGGTTCTCAACGAACTCGCCGCGGCCGGGCTGGTCGAACGCCATCGGCGACGAGGCACCTTCGTCGCCGGGACCGCTCGCCGAGAGAACCTGCTGCGACTGGTCAATCCCACGCTGACCGGCCCGGAGATCCCCGGCCGGCACGCCGTGGAGACGGCCGCGGTGATTCCCGCCCGTGAGGCGGACGTCGCCCTGCCGGGCGTCGACGACGACGCGCCCGTGAACCAGCTGCGCCGTCTGAAGTTCGACGCCGACGACAACCCCATCGCCGTCGAGTTGTCCGCGGTGCCCTTCGCGCTGGCACCCGCACTGCTTGAGGAGGAACTCACCCACCTCACCGTCCACGACTACTTCGTCCGGCACGGAGTTCCCGTGGCGACCTCGCGGGTCCACATCGACCCCGTGCTGTTGGGGGAGACCGAAGCCCGGCAGCTCGCCTGCGAACCCGGTCGCCCGGTGATCCGGCTGCGCCGACTGACCTGGCTGGTCGACGGCCGTCTCGCCGAGGCGATGTGGCACGTGTTCCGACCGGATCGGGTGGAGTTCTTCATCGAGCAGTCGGTGCTCCCCGCCACCGACCCCGCGTGA
- the nhaA gene encoding Na+/H+ antiporter NhaA: MTGESTRGRNRGKRRALPGQVPAPMRRFLSTEAGSAAVLLAATMVALLWANSPWSATYEAVWDTELSLSLAGWELSMNLEHWVVDGLMALFFFTVGLEVRREFSVGELTDRRRATIAMVAAGGGLLVPAMVYLALAPGGDAGHGWGVVIGTDTAFLLGALAVVGPTFSTQLRVFLLTLTVIDDIMAVSVIGIFYSESIDPVALLVALLFGGVLWGLGRLGVWRASPYVIAVIGLWLATVESGLHAAIAGMLGGLLVGARNPVREEVEQAARRFRAFRQSPRVDVGRTARWGLERAISVNERLQAAVHPWASYVVVPLFALAEAGVDLRNGVLAEALTSRLTWAVVVALVGGKLVGISLSTVIGLRVGLGRLPRGVGLGHVVGGAALSGIGFTVSLLIAGLAFDDPVLRDEAVVGVLVAAVLATALGWVVFRVTARFGGRPDADLPRRLDPPVDPVKDNVRGNPDAPLTLLEYGDFECPFCSRATGVTRELRARFGSDLRYVFRHLPLSDVHPHAEFAARAAVAARRQDKFWEMHDLLFAHQDELEFEDVVGYASELGLDVETFLRDLESEETAAVVRADVASAEASGARSTPTFFVGEHRHVGPHDTETLAEALESLRDRSGV; encoded by the coding sequence ATGACCGGCGAATCCACCCGCGGACGGAACCGAGGAAAGCGTCGGGCACTGCCGGGCCAGGTGCCCGCCCCGATGCGCCGGTTCCTCAGCACCGAGGCGGGGAGCGCGGCGGTGCTCCTCGCCGCCACGATGGTGGCGTTGCTGTGGGCGAACTCGCCGTGGTCGGCCACCTACGAAGCCGTGTGGGATACGGAGCTGTCCCTGTCGCTGGCGGGCTGGGAGCTGTCGATGAACCTGGAACACTGGGTCGTCGACGGGCTGATGGCGCTGTTCTTCTTCACGGTCGGGCTGGAGGTGCGCCGGGAGTTCTCCGTCGGGGAACTCACCGACCGGCGACGCGCCACGATCGCGATGGTCGCGGCGGGTGGCGGGCTCCTGGTTCCGGCGATGGTCTACCTCGCCCTGGCACCGGGAGGCGACGCCGGGCACGGCTGGGGAGTGGTCATCGGGACCGACACGGCGTTCTTGCTCGGCGCGCTCGCCGTGGTGGGCCCCACCTTCTCGACCCAGCTCCGTGTCTTCCTGCTGACGTTGACGGTGATCGACGACATCATGGCCGTCAGCGTGATCGGGATCTTCTACTCCGAGTCGATCGACCCGGTGGCTCTGCTCGTCGCGCTGCTGTTCGGGGGAGTGCTCTGGGGGCTCGGGCGGCTCGGCGTGTGGCGCGCGAGCCCCTATGTCATCGCCGTGATCGGGTTGTGGCTCGCCACGGTGGAATCGGGGCTTCACGCCGCGATCGCCGGAATGCTGGGCGGGCTTTTGGTGGGCGCTCGCAACCCCGTCCGGGAGGAGGTCGAGCAGGCGGCACGTCGGTTCCGCGCGTTCCGCCAGTCGCCTCGGGTGGACGTCGGGCGTACGGCCCGGTGGGGATTGGAACGCGCGATCTCCGTGAACGAGCGGCTCCAGGCGGCCGTGCACCCCTGGGCGAGTTACGTCGTCGTGCCGTTGTTCGCCCTCGCGGAGGCCGGGGTCGACCTCCGGAACGGGGTACTCGCCGAGGCGCTTACCTCGCGACTCACGTGGGCGGTGGTCGTCGCGCTGGTGGGCGGCAAGCTCGTGGGGATCAGCCTGAGCACGGTGATCGGGCTGCGGGTAGGGCTGGGCCGGTTGCCTCGGGGAGTCGGGCTCGGGCACGTCGTCGGGGGTGCCGCGCTGTCGGGGATCGGCTTCACGGTGTCGTTGCTCATCGCGGGGCTCGCCTTCGACGACCCGGTGCTACGCGACGAGGCGGTCGTCGGAGTCCTGGTGGCCGCGGTGCTCGCGACGGCCCTGGGGTGGGTGGTGTTCCGCGTCACCGCGCGGTTCGGTGGGCGGCCCGACGCGGATCTGCCCCGCAGGCTCGATCCGCCGGTCGATCCGGTGAAGGACAACGTCCGAGGGAACCCCGACGCCCCGTTGACACTCCTCGAGTACGGCGATTTCGAGTGTCCCTTCTGCTCCCGCGCCACGGGGGTGACCCGTGAGTTGCGGGCGAGGTTCGGCTCGGACCTGCGATATGTGTTCCGGCATCTGCCGCTGTCGGACGTGCACCCGCATGCCGAGTTCGCGGCGCGGGCCGCAGTGGCGGCGCGCAGGCAGGACAAGTTCTGGGAGATGCACGATCTGCTCTTCGCGCACCAGGACGAGCTCGAGTTCGAAGACGTCGTCGGCTACGCCTCGGAGCTGGGGCTGGACGTCGAGACGTTCCTGCGCGATCTGGAATCCGAGGAGACGGCCGCCGTGGTGCGCGCGGATGTGGCGAGCGCGGAGGCCAGCGGGGCGAGAAGCACGCCGACCTTCTTCGTCGGGGAGCATCGGCACGTGGGCCCGCACGACACGGAGACGTTGGCCGAGGCACTCGAATCACTCCGTGACCGGTCGGGCGTCTGA
- a CDS encoding hydroxymethylglutaryl-CoA lyase, with translation MPTDYGTTPLEGLPSRVTIWEVGPRDGLQNEAALVPIEVKVEFIERLVDAGHTVVEATSLVHPKWVPQLADAEQVLRRLSRRDGVRYPVLVPNEHGLDRALDLGVTDIAVFASVTESFSEANLNRPVAEALRMFAPVVARAREAGLGVRGYLSMCFGDPWEGEVPVERVVDVASRLVRLGCTELSLGDTIGVATPGRVAAVLDALVDAGIPIQRLAVHFHDTYGQALANTLTALRRGVTVVDASAGGLGGCPYARSATGNLATEDLVWQLAGLGIDTGVDLDKLVETSVWLAAELGRPSPSRTVRALTGG, from the coding sequence ATGCCGACCGACTACGGGACCACGCCGTTGGAGGGGCTGCCGAGCCGGGTGACGATCTGGGAGGTCGGTCCCCGTGACGGCCTGCAGAACGAGGCCGCGCTCGTGCCCATCGAGGTCAAGGTGGAGTTCATCGAACGGCTCGTCGACGCCGGGCACACGGTCGTGGAGGCCACCAGCCTCGTGCATCCGAAGTGGGTGCCGCAGCTCGCCGACGCCGAGCAGGTGCTGCGGAGGCTGTCCCGCCGGGACGGGGTGCGGTATCCCGTGCTGGTGCCCAACGAACACGGCCTGGACCGGGCGCTCGATCTGGGAGTCACCGACATCGCGGTGTTCGCCAGCGTGACGGAGTCGTTCTCCGAGGCGAACCTCAACCGCCCCGTCGCCGAGGCGCTGCGGATGTTCGCGCCCGTCGTCGCCCGTGCCCGCGAGGCCGGGCTCGGCGTGCGAGGGTATCTGTCCATGTGCTTCGGCGACCCGTGGGAAGGGGAGGTCCCGGTCGAGCGGGTCGTCGACGTCGCCTCACGGCTCGTGCGGCTCGGCTGCACCGAACTCAGCCTCGGCGACACGATCGGGGTCGCCACCCCCGGCCGGGTCGCCGCCGTGCTGGACGCGCTCGTCGACGCCGGGATTCCGATCCAACGGTTGGCGGTGCACTTCCACGACACCTACGGTCAGGCGCTGGCCAACACGCTCACCGCGCTGCGCCGGGGCGTCACCGTGGTGGACGCCTCGGCGGGCGGACTCGGTGGCTGCCCCTACGCCCGGAGCGCCACCGGCAACCTCGCCACCGAGGATCTCGTGTGGCAGCTCGCCGGGCTCGGCATCGACACGGGTGTCGACCTCGACAAGCTCGTGGAGACCAGCGTTTGGCTCGCCGCCGAGCTCGGTCGTCCCAGCCCCTCGCGTACCGTTCGGGCTCTCACCGGCGGCTGA
- a CDS encoding sodium:solute symporter family protein, whose protein sequence is MPTGSPGQIIGIVLASLAVIGFGLAMSVYFGRRAKTSADWLTARESLPLIVVVITQFATATGGGVLIAHVGIGYRSGWSVFVYEACVIVGFLVLALIARWLREQRFTTVPDIVTRLFGDHKLVTAIAALAALVVPFGWLATQFVAFAQLFGRLTGLSPTVLVLVIMVASLLFVLPGGLTSVAWTDFVFGLFMIVMSLATAFYAIHLAGGWSEITATVPERMWSLAGLTAAGWEQLVLWLAAIVPGTLTNQLYYQRVFATKKVTDARRGLALSGLTMLIGGLYAGCLGLAVRAMNPGLANEEEATGWLLARLPSVLLIVFGAFLVSTIVSTTGAALQSVVANLTRDVYQNIVGGKASERKLVPLSRVLTVGVSVLAAVLAILFPKALDWLVATYAYSAAALAVPIFGGYLLHRRRRLTPAIAIGSMFAGVLGCGVAHLADTTVPYAVYGIGASAVALVLLTYLVGGPRRPSPDHTATEVTS, encoded by the coding sequence ATGCCCACTGGTTCCCCCGGTCAGATCATCGGAATCGTCCTCGCCAGTCTCGCCGTGATCGGGTTCGGTCTCGCCATGTCCGTCTACTTCGGACGAAGAGCGAAGACGTCCGCCGACTGGCTCACGGCACGGGAGTCCCTCCCCCTAATCGTCGTGGTCATCACCCAGTTCGCCACGGCCACCGGAGGCGGCGTCCTCATCGCGCACGTCGGCATCGGTTACCGCTCGGGATGGTCGGTCTTCGTCTACGAAGCCTGCGTGATCGTGGGTTTCCTGGTGCTGGCGCTGATCGCGCGCTGGCTACGGGAACAGCGGTTCACCACCGTCCCGGACATCGTGACCCGGTTGTTCGGGGACCACAAACTCGTCACCGCGATCGCCGCACTGGCCGCGCTCGTGGTGCCGTTCGGGTGGTTGGCGACCCAGTTCGTGGCCTTCGCGCAACTGTTCGGCCGGCTCACGGGACTGTCACCCACCGTGCTGGTTTTGGTGATCATGGTGGCGTCGTTGCTGTTCGTCCTTCCCGGAGGTCTCACCTCGGTGGCGTGGACGGACTTCGTCTTCGGCCTCTTCATGATCGTGATGTCGCTCGCCACCGCGTTCTACGCCATCCATCTCGCGGGCGGTTGGTCGGAGATCACCGCCACCGTGCCCGAGAGGATGTGGAGCCTCGCGGGCCTCACCGCCGCGGGCTGGGAGCAGCTCGTCCTCTGGCTCGCCGCGATCGTTCCGGGAACGCTGACCAACCAGCTCTACTACCAGCGGGTGTTCGCCACGAAGAAGGTCACCGACGCGCGGCGGGGGCTCGCCCTGTCCGGGCTGACGATGCTGATCGGCGGCCTCTACGCCGGATGCCTGGGTTTGGCGGTGCGCGCCATGAACCCTGGGCTGGCGAACGAGGAGGAGGCAACGGGGTGGCTGCTGGCGCGCCTGCCGTCCGTGCTGCTCATCGTCTTCGGCGCCTTCCTCGTCTCCACCATCGTGTCCACGACCGGCGCGGCCTTGCAGTCGGTGGTCGCCAACCTCACGCGGGACGTCTACCAGAACATCGTGGGCGGCAAGGCGAGCGAGAGGAAACTTGTGCCGCTGTCGCGCGTGCTCACCGTCGGGGTCTCGGTGCTGGCGGCGGTCCTGGCGATCCTCTTTCCGAAGGCACTCGACTGGCTCGTGGCCACCTACGCTTACTCGGCCGCCGCGCTCGCCGTGCCGATCTTCGGCGGATACCTGCTGCACCGGCGCCGACGACTCACCCCGGCGATCGCGATCGGGAGCATGTTCGCCGGAGTGCTCGGCTGCGGTGTCGCCCACCTCGCCGACACCACCGTGCCGTACGCCGTGTACGGAATCGGCGCGTCGGCGGTCGCGCTCGTCCTCCTCACCTATCTCGTGGGCGGCCCGAGAAGGCCGTCCCCCGACCACACAGCCACGGAGGTGACGTCATGA